One Siniperca chuatsi isolate FFG_IHB_CAS linkage group LG8, ASM2008510v1, whole genome shotgun sequence DNA segment encodes these proteins:
- the stx3a gene encoding syntaxin-3a isoform X3: MKDRLEQLRATCDQDDDEVEIAVDNAAFMDEFFGQIEDIRNSIDKIDNNVAEVKKLYSVILSAPTSDQKTQDDLEAITNDIKKMANNARNKLKTIERNLESEEQERVSADMRIRKSQHAVLSRKFVEVMTKYNEAQVDFRERSKGRIQRQLEITGKATTDDELEEMLESGNAAVFTAGIVDSGISKQALSEIEARHKDIVRLESSIKELHDMFVDIAMLVESQGDIVDNIEQNVSKSVDHITVAKEQTKKAVKYQTKARKKVIIIGAVCAVVVVILLIIILTQTL, encoded by the exons ACGTGTGATCAAGATGACGACGAGGTGGAGATTGCTGTGGACAACGCAGCCTTCATGGACGAGTTCTTCGGTCAG atTGAGGACATCAGGAACAGTATTGATAAAATTGATAACAACGTGGCTGAAGTCAAAAAGCTTTACTCGGTCATCCTATCTGCCCCCACATCAGATCAGA AAACACAGGATGACTTGGAGGCAATCACCAATGACATAAAGAAGATGGCCAACAATGCAAGAAACAAACTCAAGA CCATCGAGAGGAATCTGGAGTCAGAAGAGCAGGAGAGGGTGTCAGCTGACATGCGGATACGTAAATCACAG CATGCAGTGCTGTCCAGGAAGTTTGTGGAGGTAATGACAAAGTATAATGAAGCCCAGGTGGACTTCAGGGAGAGGAGTAAAGGACGTATTCAGAGACAGCTAGAGATCA CTGGAAAAGCAACAACAGATGACGAACTAGAGGAGATGCTGGAGAGTGGCAATGCTGCTGTGTTTACTGCAggg aTTGTGGACTCTGGGATTTCTAAACAAGCCCTGAGTGAGATTGAAGCCAGACACAAAGACATTGTCCGTCTTGAAAGTAGCATCAAGGAACTGCACGATATGTTTGTAGACATCGCCATGCTGGTGGAGAGCCAG gGTGACATAGTAGACAACATAGAGCAGAATGTATCTAAGTCAGTGGACCATATAACAGTGGCTAAGGAACAGACCAAGAAAGCTGTAAAGTACCAGACCAAAGCACGCAAG aAGGTGATCATTATCGGTGCAGTCTGTGCTGTGGTTGTTgtcatcctcctcatcatcatcctcacccAGACACTATAG
- the stx3a gene encoding syntaxin-3a isoform X1 encodes MKDRLEQLRATCDQDDDEVEIAVDNAAFMDEFFGQIEDIRNSIDKIDNNVAEVKKLYSVILSAPTSDQKTQDDLEAITNDIKKMANNARNKLKTIERNLESEEQERVSADMRIRKSQHAVLSRKFVEVMTKYNEAQVDFRERSKGRIQRQLEITGKATTDDELEEMLESGNAAVFTAGIVDSGISKQALSEIEARHKDIVRLESSIKELHDMFVDIAMLVESQGDIVDNIEQNVSKSVDHITVAKEQTKKAVKYQTKARKKVVIIVVVVLVLLALLALIIGLSVGLKRS; translated from the exons ACGTGTGATCAAGATGACGACGAGGTGGAGATTGCTGTGGACAACGCAGCCTTCATGGACGAGTTCTTCGGTCAG atTGAGGACATCAGGAACAGTATTGATAAAATTGATAACAACGTGGCTGAAGTCAAAAAGCTTTACTCGGTCATCCTATCTGCCCCCACATCAGATCAGA AAACACAGGATGACTTGGAGGCAATCACCAATGACATAAAGAAGATGGCCAACAATGCAAGAAACAAACTCAAGA CCATCGAGAGGAATCTGGAGTCAGAAGAGCAGGAGAGGGTGTCAGCTGACATGCGGATACGTAAATCACAG CATGCAGTGCTGTCCAGGAAGTTTGTGGAGGTAATGACAAAGTATAATGAAGCCCAGGTGGACTTCAGGGAGAGGAGTAAAGGACGTATTCAGAGACAGCTAGAGATCA CTGGAAAAGCAACAACAGATGACGAACTAGAGGAGATGCTGGAGAGTGGCAATGCTGCTGTGTTTACTGCAggg aTTGTGGACTCTGGGATTTCTAAACAAGCCCTGAGTGAGATTGAAGCCAGACACAAAGACATTGTCCGTCTTGAAAGTAGCATCAAGGAACTGCACGATATGTTTGTAGACATCGCCATGCTGGTGGAGAGCCAG gGTGACATAGTAGACAACATAGAGCAGAATGTATCTAAGTCAGTGGACCATATAACAGTGGCTAAGGAACAGACCAAGAAAGCTGTAAAGTACCAGACCAAAGCACGCAAG AAAGTGGTGATAATAGTGGTGGTTGTGCTGGTCTTGCTGGCCTTACTAGCTCTCATAATCGGGTTGTCAGTTGGATTGAAGCGAAGCTGA
- the stx3a gene encoding syntaxin-3a isoform X4, with protein MKDRLEQLRATCDQDDDEVEIAVDNAAFMDEFFGQIEDIRNSIDKIDNNVAEVKKLYSVILSAPTSDQKTQDDLEAITNDIKKMANNARNKLKTIERNLESEEQERVSADMRIRKSQHAVLSRKFVEVMTKYNEAQVDFRERSKGRIQRQLEITGKATTDDELEEMLESGNAAVFTAGIVDSGISKQALSEIEARHKDIVRLESSIKELHDMFVDIAMLVESQGGMIERIESNMDQSVGFVERAVADTKKAAKFQQEARRKKMMITLCCAIIGIVVFSYLYSFFS; from the exons ACGTGTGATCAAGATGACGACGAGGTGGAGATTGCTGTGGACAACGCAGCCTTCATGGACGAGTTCTTCGGTCAG atTGAGGACATCAGGAACAGTATTGATAAAATTGATAACAACGTGGCTGAAGTCAAAAAGCTTTACTCGGTCATCCTATCTGCCCCCACATCAGATCAGA AAACACAGGATGACTTGGAGGCAATCACCAATGACATAAAGAAGATGGCCAACAATGCAAGAAACAAACTCAAGA CCATCGAGAGGAATCTGGAGTCAGAAGAGCAGGAGAGGGTGTCAGCTGACATGCGGATACGTAAATCACAG CATGCAGTGCTGTCCAGGAAGTTTGTGGAGGTAATGACAAAGTATAATGAAGCCCAGGTGGACTTCAGGGAGAGGAGTAAAGGACGTATTCAGAGACAGCTAGAGATCA CTGGAAAAGCAACAACAGATGACGAACTAGAGGAGATGCTGGAGAGTGGCAATGCTGCTGTGTTTACTGCAggg aTTGTGGACTCTGGGATTTCTAAACAAGCCCTGAGTGAGATTGAAGCCAGACACAAAGACATTGTCCGTCTTGAAAGTAGCATCAAGGAACTGCACGATATGTTTGTAGACATCGCCATGCTGGTGGAGAGCCAG GGTGGGATGATTGAAAGGATTGAGAGCAACATGGACCAGTCAGTGGGCTTCGTTGAGAGGGCTGTAGCAGACACTAAGAAAGCTGCAAAGTTTCAGCAAGAGGCTCGCCGT AAAAAGATGATGATTACATTGTGCTGTGCCATCATTGGAATCGTTGTGTTCTCCTATCTCTACAGCTTCTTCTCATAA
- the stx3a gene encoding syntaxin-3a isoform X2, with protein MKDRLEQLRATCDQDDDEVEIAVDNAAFMDEFFGQIEDIRNSIDKIDNNVAEVKKLYSVILSAPTSDQKTQDDLEAITNDIKKMANNARNKLKTIERNLESEEQERVSADMRIRKSQHAVLSRKFVEVMTKYNEAQVDFRERSKGRIQRQLEITGKATTDDELEEMLESGNAAVFTAGIVDSGISKQALSEIEARHKDIVRLESSIKELHDMFVDIAMLVESQGGMIERIESNMDQSVGFVERAVADTKKAAKFQQEARRVSDNSQEERFPKSNGNRFILSFKIEQS; from the exons ACGTGTGATCAAGATGACGACGAGGTGGAGATTGCTGTGGACAACGCAGCCTTCATGGACGAGTTCTTCGGTCAG atTGAGGACATCAGGAACAGTATTGATAAAATTGATAACAACGTGGCTGAAGTCAAAAAGCTTTACTCGGTCATCCTATCTGCCCCCACATCAGATCAGA AAACACAGGATGACTTGGAGGCAATCACCAATGACATAAAGAAGATGGCCAACAATGCAAGAAACAAACTCAAGA CCATCGAGAGGAATCTGGAGTCAGAAGAGCAGGAGAGGGTGTCAGCTGACATGCGGATACGTAAATCACAG CATGCAGTGCTGTCCAGGAAGTTTGTGGAGGTAATGACAAAGTATAATGAAGCCCAGGTGGACTTCAGGGAGAGGAGTAAAGGACGTATTCAGAGACAGCTAGAGATCA CTGGAAAAGCAACAACAGATGACGAACTAGAGGAGATGCTGGAGAGTGGCAATGCTGCTGTGTTTACTGCAggg aTTGTGGACTCTGGGATTTCTAAACAAGCCCTGAGTGAGATTGAAGCCAGACACAAAGACATTGTCCGTCTTGAAAGTAGCATCAAGGAACTGCACGATATGTTTGTAGACATCGCCATGCTGGTGGAGAGCCAG GGTGGGATGATTGAAAGGATTGAGAGCAACATGGACCAGTCAGTGGGCTTCGTTGAGAGGGCTGTAGCAGACACTAAGAAAGCTGCAAAGTTTCAGCAAGAGGCTCGCCGTGTGAGTGACAACAGTCAGGAAGAGCGGTTTCCCAAAAGCAACGGAAATCGTTTTATTTTATCGTTTAAAATAGAACAATCTTAA